A window from Thermincola ferriacetica encodes these proteins:
- the hemZ gene encoding coproporphyrinogen dehydrogenase HemZ gives MKVRINAEKGFDRVCHDILRALLGPAEFVAPGFLSQADLDISITATSGRKLFAGATAVKGGSRDMECIKEDVLIAGEAHNQLKRMVKQAVYRSVLKVCGLKPLPYGILTGIRPTKIVHRLLDMGWDKETIREHLLKSYDMDEVKAEGLLKVALNNRKYILGPEEAEQTVSLYVGIPFCPTRCAYCSFPAYPVSKYAGMIAPFVVALKKEIAGIAGFLRAEGWQVQTIYLGGGTPTALEEKILSELLESLDKAIPFTTVREITLEAGRPDTLTREKLAVSRKLGVTRLSINPQSMNIRTLNNIGRLHTPEDIESAFKMARQAGFNNINMDIIIGLPGETAPDVENTLLKIEPLAPENLTVHTLAVKRASQIRENRERYELPEETEITKMLAITEEYTEKWGMHPYYLYRQKYMVGPTENRGYAVEGYDCIYNIQVIEERQTVIGLGAGAGSKFVNPADWTLTNLYNPKDPEAYINRVDELLEKKISRLEQVKNKYQAREGK, from the coding sequence ATGAAAGTCAGAATTAATGCGGAAAAAGGTTTCGACCGGGTCTGCCATGATATATTACGGGCGCTGCTGGGGCCCGCTGAATTTGTGGCGCCTGGTTTTTTAAGCCAGGCTGACCTGGATATAAGTATTACCGCAACATCCGGGCGGAAACTTTTCGCCGGGGCAACGGCAGTAAAAGGCGGGAGCCGGGACATGGAATGTATTAAAGAAGACGTTTTGATTGCCGGGGAAGCTCATAACCAGCTCAAACGCATGGTTAAACAGGCCGTATACAGGTCTGTGCTGAAGGTATGCGGGTTGAAACCCCTACCTTATGGAATCCTTACAGGCATTCGTCCCACGAAAATAGTTCACCGCCTGCTGGATATGGGATGGGACAAAGAGACAATACGAGAACATCTGTTGAAAAGTTATGATATGGACGAAGTCAAAGCTGAGGGTCTTTTAAAAGTGGCGTTAAACAACCGCAAATACATTTTAGGGCCTGAAGAGGCGGAACAAACCGTCAGTCTTTATGTGGGGATTCCTTTTTGCCCCACCAGGTGTGCCTACTGTTCCTTCCCGGCGTACCCGGTAAGTAAATACGCCGGTATGATTGCTCCTTTTGTGGTTGCTTTGAAAAAGGAGATTGCTGGGATTGCCGGCTTTCTGCGGGCGGAAGGCTGGCAGGTGCAGACCATTTATTTAGGAGGCGGAACGCCTACTGCCCTGGAGGAGAAAATACTGTCAGAACTGCTGGAATCCTTGGATAAAGCAATTCCGTTTACTACGGTGCGGGAAATAACCCTTGAAGCCGGACGTCCTGATACGCTGACCAGAGAAAAACTGGCTGTAAGCAGGAAATTGGGGGTTACCAGGTTAAGTATTAACCCCCAGTCCATGAACATCAGGACGTTAAATAACATCGGCCGGCTGCATACGCCCGAAGATATTGAATCTGCCTTTAAAATGGCCAGGCAAGCAGGGTTTAATAATATTAATATGGATATCATCATTGGTTTACCCGGCGAAACAGCGCCTGATGTGGAAAATACTTTACTGAAAATTGAACCCCTGGCGCCGGAAAATCTTACGGTACATACCCTGGCTGTGAAAAGGGCGTCCCAGATTCGGGAGAACAGGGAACGGTACGAATTGCCTGAAGAAACGGAAATAACCAAAATGCTGGCAATTACAGAGGAATATACGGAGAAATGGGGTATGCACCCTTACTACCTTTACAGGCAGAAATATATGGTCGGTCCAACGGAAAACAGGGGATATGCTGTGGAGGGTTATGACTGTATTTATAATATCCAGGTTATCGAGGAAAGACAGACCGTTATCGGTTTGGGAGCAGGAGCCGGTTCCAAATTTGTCAACCCTGCCGACTGGACATTGACAAATCTTTATAACCCGAAAGACCCGGAAGCTTATATAAATCGCGTGGATGAACTGCTCGAAAAAAAGATATCCAGGCTTGAACAGGTAAAAAATAAATACCAGGCAAGGGAAGGAAAATGA